A part of Rhopalosiphum maidis isolate BTI-1 chromosome 3, ASM367621v3, whole genome shotgun sequence genomic DNA contains:
- the LOC113557935 gene encoding WD repeat-containing protein on Y chromosome, with amino-acid sequence MNKSGQGKHTFNWCLKHSQTVADISDDESDENIEDIKGKKIYLNNLMKQVNETVLTDIRQSFLKYVKGNIKENQLRDILKPYNIVLSDKNFHAFFSKIDVKKKGTVNFLLFVTYLAEEFEIKRKYNEFVSNAETELSKFIPKLLPNKLIEYGEEGIIRYVDITFLPNKIKQSQKEPDEPEYIAASQSGKIVRYTSDMQWKATYQVVSDVPPTRARGLVAMPEFSVICLSLMGGELMFYDMSSGQFKLCFEVNLGYCVLSTCLIHVYAFNIRQKTGSSKIAIGDEDGTVFVLEFLSSDEWNPFKDKSGKANETKPMYIESLVKQTSAEPPTTKPSAKCPPLIRAYLYEQLHNAPVEQIAFYNAGSSFASVSQSHRQSMAQYHFQPKRNEGPVYTANVEGFTCLCAVHDTHLAAGSLDRSIRVWDIKADRASGPVDCTTLTGHDWGVMRVSYNPANGYLYSVSTECIVKVWDLRRATCLLTFDGLTVAAAPERKQFWPFVVMHFNWRNQAIVCVANDYKSFMVVECTKPTVADRELSGLQDDKSHATPVVKTLYNALFRVLISTSAEDSSISVWNMRTGDVIIKWSMAHTEEVYCEILPVEITAANFDPSGGLLVTAAVNGSVHMWDPNTGVCLNRLRIPSGGRISEVFWLPNKILVTGFDHRVTEFNDPLLLSKGKVWLSNHDEPVLSACVKLPSLFVTTTQAGVMGFWRLETGQLTKKYKARMRPDTRKNKNSNLSSASKSQMTSTMVSKSQISSLSLVGSRIIGDNGDTETREEKLKRLDIKHTPREHYAAVATHFLRARPEDSNVGTLLVATRNGVVQIWCTYKVPKYISQFVAIHIADDYVTSMASDPKSEYLITSFESGYIKTWLVTNFGQPRHTIYDVNMPSLRSRFPFLIIVFFMGRAERAASKNMAGPLLVSTYRAHSQRINHIDFIEKLELIISSSVDKMIRIWTLAGHYVGTLGMTWPDLPKVRPINVTQFKIPLDIRRQASFTTIQILKDGVNASLRSPAVWDKLELLRQQRVTRDKKGKRKLHNKKCPDLPLHDTHIEFLRTKTTSITRPVVIKIDESKPRIKIHKHIPLYDLDTIPVIQKLEKTKEESTRRTKLIVFK; translated from the exons atgaataaatccGGCCAGGGAAAACATACGTTCAACTGGTGCTTAAAACATAGTCAAACAGTCGCG GATATTAGTGATGACGAAAGCGATGAAAACATAGAAGATATTAAaggaaagaaaatatatttaaataatttgatgaaaCAAGTAAACGAGACGGTGTTGACTGATATTCGGCAAAGCTTTCTGAAATATGTTAAGGggaatataaaagaaaaccaATTGCGTGATATTTTGAAACCatacaatatagttttgtCGGATAAAAATTTCCAcgcatttttttctaaaatagatgttaaaaaaaaaggcaccgtcaattttttactattcgTTACTTATTTAGCGGAAGAATTTGAAATAAAgcgtaaatataatgaatttgtaTCAAACGCTGAAACTGAATTATCAAAATTCATCCCCAAATTACTACCGAACAAATTGATCGAATACGGAGAAGAAGGCATAATTCGATACGTAGATATAACGTTCTTaccgaacaaaataaaacaatctcAAAAAGAACCCGACGAACCTGAATACATAGCAGCCAGTCAATCGGGGAAAATTGTTCGTTATACATCAGACATGCAATGGAAAGCTACATACCAAGTCGTTtcg GACGTGCCGCCGACCAGGGCCAGAGGTTTGGTGGCGATGCCGGAGTTTAGCGTCATTTGCCTGTCGCTCATGGGCGGCGAACTGATGTTCTACGACATGTCTTCCGGCCAGTTCAAGCTGTGTTTCGAAGTCAATCTGGGGTATTGCGTGTTGAGCACTTGTCTCATACACGTGTACGCGTTCAACATACGCCAGAAGACCGGCTCGTCGAAAATCGCGATCGGCGACGAGGACGGCACCGTGTTCGTGCTCGAGTTCTTATCGTCCGACGAATGGAACCCGTTCAAGGACAAGTCGGGCAAAGCCAACGAGACAAAGCCGATGTACATCGAATCTCTGGTGAAACAGACGTCGGCCGAGCCGCCCACCACTAAGCCGTCCGCCAAGTGTCCGCCGTTGATCCGCGCGTACCTCTACGAACAGCTGCACAACGCGCCCGTCGAACAGATCGCGTTTTACAACGCCGGCAGCTCGTTCGCGTCCGTGTCGCAGTCGCATCGCCAGTCGATGGCCCAATATCACTTTCAACCCAAACGAAACGAAGGCCCCGTTTACACGGCCAACGTCGAGGGGTTCACCTGCTTGTGCGCGGTCCACGACACGCACCTGGCCGCCGGCAGCCTGGACCGGTCCATCAGGGTGTGGGACATCAAGGCCGACCGCGCGTCGGGCCCCGTGGACTGCACCACGCTGACGGGCCACGACTGGGGCGTGATGCGCGTCTCGTACAATCCGGCCAACGGGTACCTGTACTCCGTGTCCACGGAGTGCATAGTCAAGGTGTGGGACCTGCGCCGGGCCACGTGCCTGTTGACGTTCGACGGGCTGACGGTGGCCGCGGCACCggaaagaaaacaattttggcCGTTCGTCGTGATGCACTTCAACTGGCGCAACCAGGCCATCGTATGCGTGGCCAACGATTACAAGTCGTTCATGGTGGTCGAGTGTACCAAACCGACGGTCGCCGACCGCGAGCTGTCGGGGCTACAAGACGACAAGTCGCACGCAACGCCCGTCGTCAAGACCTTGTACAACGCGCTGTTCCGGGTGTTGATATCCACGTCCGCCGAGGACTCGTCCATATCCGTGTGGAACATGCGCACCGGCGACGTGATCATCAAATGGTCCATGGCGCACACCGAGGAGGTGTACTGCGAGATCCTGCCGGTCGAGATCACCGCTGCCAACTTCGACCCGTCTGGCGGTCTGCTCGTCACCGCCGCGGTGAACGGCAGCGTTCACATGTGGGACCCCAACACCGGTGTGTGCTTGAACCGACTGCGGATCCCGTCCGGCGGCCGGATATCGGAAGTCTTCTGGCTGCCCAATaag ATATTGGTGACCGGTTTTGATCATCGGGTGACTGAATTCAACGACCCACTGTTACTGTCCAAAGGAAAAGTGTGGCTGTCCAACCACGACGAGCCGGTGTTGAGCGCGTGCGTCAAGCTACCGTCGTTATTCGTGACCACGACGCAGGCGGGCGTGATGGGTTTCTGGCGGCTAGAGACGGGACAGCTGACCAAAAAATACAAGGCCCGTATGAGGCCGGACACCCGGAAGAATAAGAACTCGAACTTGTCGTCGGCGAGCAAGAGCCAGATGACATCAACGATGGTGAGCAAGAGCCAGATAAGTTCCTTGTCGCTCGTTGGCAGCCGTATAATAGGGGACAATGGTGACACAGAAACCAGGGAGGAGAAACTTAAGAGGTTGGATATCAAACACACGCCCCGTGAGCATTACGCGGCAGTTGCCACACACTTCCTGCGGGCCCGGCCGGAAGACTCGAACGTCGGAACCCTACTCGTGGCCACACGTAATGGCGTGGTACAGATATGGTGCACGTACAAAGTTCCAAAGTACATAAGCCAGTTCGTGGCCATACATATCGCGGATGATTATGTCACGTCGATGGCTTCGGACCCAAAGAGCGAATACTTGATCACGAGCTTTGAAAGCGGCTACATCAAGACATGGTTGGTAACCAACTTTGGACAGCCGAGACACACGATCTACGACGTGAACATGCCATCGCTTAGGTCACGTTTTCCGTTCCTGATAATTGTATTCTTCATGGGTCGAGCCGAGCGTGCCGCCTCGAAGAACATGGCTGGCCCACTGTTGGTCAGTACGTACAGGGCACACTCGCAACGCATTAATCACATCGATTTCATCGAAAAACTGGAGCTAATAATTAGTAGCAGTGTAGACAAGATGATTCGCATCTGGACGTTGGCCGGTCATTACGTAGGAACTTTGG gaaTGACATGGCCGGACCTACCAAAAGTCCGCCCGATTAATGTTACACAATTTAAGATACCTCTGGATATCCGACGGCAAGCGTCATTCAcaacaattcaaattttgaaggACGGCGTTAATGCAAGTTTACGATCACCAGCAGTATGGGACAAACTAGAATTGTTGAGACAACAACGTGTTACACGAGATAAAAAAGGCAAGAGGAAACTACACAACAAAAAATGCCCGGATCTACCTCTACACGACACAcatatagaatttttaagaACCAAAACTACATCGATCACACGTCCAGTAGTAATAAAGATAGACGAATCAAAGCCTAGAATAAAGATTCATAAGCATATTCCTTTGTACGATCTTGATACTATCCCTGTAATACAAAAGTTGGAGAAAACAAAAGAGGAATCCACTCGtagaacaaaattaattgttttcaaataa
- the LOC113557773 gene encoding LOW QUALITY PROTEIN: GATA zinc finger domain-containing protein 14-like (The sequence of the model RefSeq protein was modified relative to this genomic sequence to represent the inferred CDS: inserted 1 base in 1 codon) has product MDGAQRNFSMMAEKIDRMRCLRERCDNYVRLIKLTLDETIKEQNSLLDGSAIHNRLKYLGVLDKPKSLSNTFNTDKYHKNIDYNNKYKYLVFDDDLSLRQHKNKSNLNTNDMYLSNDYSNSNTNYKPQVYDYSTVCDDQNNAYYMPINHKKYRKPTNFRTLNTREYQVYYFPTSKPIPQYPRQTTDRFYRRKPIKQYPEEEVPYWSTRYPKPVRVVEREPSYSMIDYGYRSTNDYRIGKSKYIEPYSSEHRTRYYSTNDNNIYHGLDDSDYYYEPHLGQRSFSSITRPCSPVYNQDILYDRPLLENSSSLLEKKIRDYVWNPHKERVEKYMTPSYEKTKYYTDFKPLKIKHQGDETFRTRSLLGLDSRVRNQRSEVINENSYKNNSILTSPEKKSADDEILQSHEDNDHYTEYILNKKKTESPSTLPKRISFDLGNDHIDLPIHTNSIGENTNDNYITKDHKLILERKESNTKVDDKRRKSLLSNDNYSIPINKQRVSPSDINVSSRRQSLSKQEKLASIGNSFESEKYLNLKNNYQGNDLSLSEKNVHSYNNDKINYDNNNDIQSYSKTPDDKNNVVLKDENTYRDLRRDSNDNNRKKSLEITDKNNFSYQDHTENTKNKRDILNVTRRKESYKGEQKSKIENTRGNTSLNDVDNKLDTFDNEYNNKNVTNVSPKNKISSPIIDHSNGMNNTNKYNMDEYETEHIQQFTNXNDSGEKRKNSETIQPYNNVVNDLNDEIGNSNIVTQVSSDFKTIPEVQDSTHGVSMNELTNDINYYQDHSDDNHIKEHPTHGYETQPEHVANDNHFYPDVIDDNKEIITHNNIEPIQQNNFDKDSNVHDEYYYQNPTDDKEENLIENQYENPDSQVNNVDNQHTNDDYYYQNYSNVDPKEQQENQYSEPGVEGEYTGEHVEHDDYYYQNHVRDDIKNQQGDQQYVDPNYQGNYVDQTPTHDDYYYQNYSNIDPKAQPENQYTESDHQGEYVAEQMDRDDYYYQNHPEEGTNENQIDQHYQEHQGNYVSGEQDNYYYENNSNVNLERHPEGQYDEHAQQETYAGEQHANDGYYYQEGDTNYNDSVPKEQYDGYVDNNHDANVAYYPESNVEHYDQQQHDYENNSYPTQKVDYIEPYEQNSRNENNDYSENVDGSQPTSQITNEQK; this is encoded by the exons ATGGATGGAGCTCAGAGAAATTTCAGTATGATGGCCGAGAAAATCGATAGAATGCGATGTTTAagg gaacGATGCGACAATTATGTtagattaataaaactaacacTTGATGAAACAATCAAAGAACAAAATTCGCTTTTGGATGGATCAGCAATTCATAATAGACTAAAATACTTAGGCGTATTAGATAAACCTAAATCATTATCAAACACATTCAATActgataaatatcataaaaatatagattataataacaaatacaagTATTTGGTGTTTGATGATGATTTGAGTCTTAggcaacataaaaataaatctaacttaaatacaaatgatATGTATTTATCAAATGACTATAGCAACTCTAATACTAACTATAAACCACAAGTTTATGATTATTCCACAGTATGTGATGACCAGAATAACGCATATTATATGCCAATCAATCATAAGAAATATAGAAAACCAACGAACTTTCGAACATTGAATACTCGAGAATaccaagtatattattttcctacATCAAAACCTATACCACAATATCCTCGACAAACCACTGATAGATTTTACAGACGAAAACCTATTAAACAATATCCTGAAGAAGAAGTTCCTTATTGGTCAACTCGGTATCCAAAACCAGTAAGAGTTGTTGAACGAGAACCGTCGTATTCAATGATTGATTACGGTTACCGAAGTACAAATGATTATCGCATTggcaaatcaaaatatattgaaccATATTCATCTGAACACCGTACAAGATATTATTCaacaaacgataataatatttatcacggCCTTGATGatagtgattattattatgaacctCATTTGGGGCAGCGATCGTTTTCTAGTATAACAAGACCATGTTCACCCGTATATAATCAAGATATTTTGTATGATAGACCTCTATTAGAAAATTCCAGCAGTTtactcgaaaaaaaaatccgagATTATGTATGGAATCCACACAAAGAACGTGTTGAAAAGTATATGACTCCAAGTTATGAAAAAACCAAGTATTACActgattttaaaccattaaagATTAAACACCAAGGAGACGAAACATTCAGAACACGTTCATTATTAGGATTAGATTCCCGAGTACGCAATCAAAGAAGCGAAGTAATCAatgaaaattcatataaaaataactcgaTACTTACGTCACctgaaaaaaaatctgcaGATGACGAAATTCTTCAATCGCATGAAGACAATGATCATTACActgaatacatattaaataaaaaaaaaactgaaagtcCATCGACTTTACCAAAGCGAATTAGTTTTGATCTCGGTAATGACCATATTGATCTACCTATTCATACAAATTCAATCGGAGAAAATACTAATGACAATTATATCACGAAAgaccataaattaattttagaaagaAAAGAATCAAATACGAAAGTCGATGATAAGCGTCGAAAATCGTTATTatcaaatgataattattcaattccaATAAACAAACAACGAGTTTCACCAAGTGATATAAATGTAAGTTCAAGAAGACAGTCTTTAAGTAAACAAGAAAAGTTAGCTTCAATCGGAAATTCTTTtgaatctgaaaaatatttaaatttgaaaaataattatcaaggaAATGATTTGAGtttatcagaaaaaaatgttcattcttataataatgataaaataaattatgataataataatgatattcagAGTTACTCGAAAACCCCAGatgataaaaacaatgttgtgCTTAAAGATGAAAATACATATCGTGATCTCAGACGTgatagtaatgataataatagaaaaaaatcattagagATTAcagataaaaacaattttagttatcaAGATCACAcagaaaatactaaaaataaaagggATATATTAAATGTCACTCGACGAAAAGAAAGTTACAAAGGCGaacaaaaatcgaaaatagaaaatactcGTGGAAATACAAGTTTGAATGATGTGGATAATAAATTAGACACTTTCGAcaacgaatataataacaaaaatgttacaaatgtatcacctaaaaataaaattagctcACCCATAATTGATCATAGTAATGGTATGAATAATACGAACAAATACAATATGGACGAATATGAAACTGAGCACATTCaacaatttacta aaaatgatagtggggaaaaacgaaaaaattctgaaactattcaaccatataataatgttgttaatgatttaaatgatGAAATAGGTAACTCTAATATCGTTACACAAGTTAGTTCtgatttcaaaacaattcCTGAAGTCCAAGATTCAACACATGGAGTTTCGATGAACGAGCTTAcgaatgatataaattattaccaagATCATTCTGATGACAACCATATAAAAGAACACCCAACTCATGGGTATGAGACACAACCGGAACATGTTGCTAacgataatcatttttatccaGACGttattgatgataataaaGAAATCATAACACACAACAACATCGAACCCAttcaacaaaacaattttgataagGACAGCAATGTACACGatgagtattattatcaaaatcctACAGACGACAAAGAAGAAAATCTAATAGAAAACCAATACGAGAATCCCGATTCCCAAGTAAATAATGTCGACAACCAACACACGaatgatgattattattatcagaatTATTCTAATGTTGACCCAAAAGAACAACAAGAAAATCAATATTCCGAACCTGGTGTAGAAGGAGAATATACAGGCGAGCACGTCGAGCACGATGATTATTACTATCAAAATCATGTAAGAGATGACATAAAAAATCAGCAAGGAGATCAGCAGTATGTTGACCCTAACTATCAGGGAAATTACGTCGATCAGACACCGACTCACGatgactattattatcaaaactatTCTAATATTGACCCAAAAGCACAACCAGAAAATCAATACACCGAATCTGATCACCAAGGAGAATACGTAGCTGAACAAATGGATCGTGACGATTACTATTACCAAAATCACCCAGAGGAAGGTACAAATGAAAATCAAATCGATCAGCACTATCAGGAGCATCAAGGAAATTACGTCAGTGGAGAGcaggataattattattatgagaatAATTCTAATGTAAACTTAGAAAGGCATCCCGAAGGCCAATATGACGAACATGCTCAACAGGAAACATATGCAGGTGAACAACACGCAAATGACGGTTACTATTATCAAGAAGGCGATACGAACTACAACGATTCTGTCCCCAAAGAACAGTATGATGGTTATGTTGATAACAATCACGACGCTAATGTCGCTTATTATCCAGAATCAAATGTCGAACACTATGATCAGCAACAACATGATTATGAAAACAATAGTTACCCTACACAAAAAGTAGACTACATAGAACCGTATGAGCAAAATTctagaaatgaaaataatgattattccGAAAACGTCGATGGAAGTCAACCAACGAGTCAAATTACCaacgaacaaaaataa